A genomic segment from Juglans regia cultivar Chandler chromosome 14, Walnut 2.0, whole genome shotgun sequence encodes:
- the LOC109015972 gene encoding pumilio homolog 2-like, whose translation MLSELGRRPMLGGNEGSFGDELEMEIGLLLREQRSRQEADDLELELNLYRSGSAPPTVEGSLSAVGGLFGGSAAAGGSGGGGTFSEFSGSKNGNGFSSEEELRSDPAYLSYYYSNVNLNPRLPPPLLSKEDWRFAQRLKGGSSVLGGIGDRRKGNRVYDGGSSSLFSMPPGFNARKLETELESDKGHGSAEWGGDGLIGLPGLGLGSKQKSLAEIFQDDLGRPTPVTGIPSRPVSRNAFDENVEAAGSAEAELAHLRHELKTSDALRSGANGQGSSAVHNVTPSSYTYAAALGASLSRSTTPDPQLVARAPSPCITPIGGGRANTSEKRGITSPNSFNGISSGFNESTDLVAALSGMNLSANGVLDDENHLPSQIEQDVDKQTNFLFGLQGSQNHIKQQAYLKKSESGHLHMPSAPHSAKVSYSDSVKSNGAGSDLHNSPSDRQVELQKSGLSSGNSYLKGSPNGGGGLAAQYQHVDGTNSSFTNYGLTGYNINPALSSMMASQIGTGNLPPLYENIAAASAMAAPGMDSRVLAGGLPSGAAASETHNLGRMGNQMAGNGVQASFVDPMYLQYLRTSEYAAQLAALNDPSLDRNYLGNSYINLLELQKAYLGTLLSPQKSQYSVPLSSKSGGSNHHGYYGNPAFGVGMSYPGSPVAGSVIPNSPVGPGSPMRHSELNMRFHSGMRNLTGGVMGPWQLDAGYNMDESLASSLLEEFKSNKTKCFELSEIAGYVVEFSADQYGSRFIQQKLETAMIEEKNMVYQEIMPQALALMTDVFGNYVVQKFFEHGLPSQRRELANKLLGNVLTLSLQMYGCRVIQKAIEVVDLDQKIRMVEELEGHVMRCVRDQNGNHVIQKCIECVPEDAINFIVSTFFDQVVTLSTHPYGCRVIQRVLEHCKDLNTQSKVMDEILGAVSMLAQDQYGNYVVQHVLEHGKPHERSAIIKELAGKIVQMSQQKFASNVVEKCLTFGGPSERQLLVNEMLGSTDENEPLQAMMKDQFANYVVQKVLETCDDQQRELILSRIKVHLSALKKYTYGKHIVARVEKLVAAGERRIAAQSPHPA comes from the exons ATGTTGAGTGAATTGGGAAGGAGACCGATGCTTGGAGGTAACGAGGGGTCATTTGGGGATGAGTTGGAGATGGAGATAGGGTTGTTGCTCCGCGAGCAGCGTAGCCGGCAAGAGGCTGATGATCTCGAGCTTGAGCTTAATTTGTATAGAAGTGGATCTGCTCCTCCGACTGTGGAGGGTTCATTGAGTGCTGTTGGTGGGTTGTTTGGTGGTTCTGCTGCTGCTGGTGGCagtggaggtggtggcaccTTTTCAGAGTTTTCTGGGAGTAAGAACGGAAATGGATTTTCGTCCGAGGAGGAGCTTAGGTCTGACCCAGCTTATCTTTCATACTATTACTCGAATGTGAATCTGAATCCGAGGCTTCCACCTCCTTTGCTTTCGAAGGAGGATTGGAGATTTGCACAAAGGTTGAAAGGGGGGAGTTCGGTCCTGGGTGGGATTGGAGACAGGAGGAAAGGGAATAGAGTCTATGATGGTGGCAGTAGTTCGTTGTTTTCTATGCCCCCGGGGTTTAATGCGAGGAAACTCGAAACTGAGCTTGAGTCAGACAAAGGACATGGCTCTGCAGAGTGGGGTGGTGATGGTCTGATTGGTTTGCCGGGTTTAGGACTTGGGAGCAAACAGAAGAGCCTAGCTGAAATCTTTCAG GATGACTTGGGGCGTCCAACTCCTGTCACTGGAATTCCATCGCGTCCAGTCAGCCGCAATGCTtttgatgaaaatgttgaaGCAGCAGGATCTGCTGAAGCAGAGCTAGCTCATTTGCGCCATGAATTGAAAACGTCTGATGCTTTACGATCTGGTGCAAATGGTCAGGGCTCATCTGCTGTCCACAATGTCACACCTTCTTCATATACTTATGCTGCTGCTCTTGGTGCTTCCTTGTCAAGAAGCACAACTCCAGATCCTCAACTTGTTGCTAGGGCTCCTAGCCCGTGCATCACTCCTATTGGAGGAGGCAGAGCTAACACATCTGAAAAGAGAGGCATTACTAGTCCAAATTCATTTAATGGCATTTCATCTGGCTTTAACGAGTCTACAGATCTGGTGGCTGCTTTGTCCGGCATGAACTTGTCAGCTAATGGTGTTCTAGATGATGAAAACCATTTGCCATCACAGATTGAACAGGATGTCGACAAACAGACAAACTTTCTATTCGGTCTACAAGGTAGTCAGAATCATATCAAGCAACAAGCATACCTTAAAAAGTCAGAATCTGGGCATTTGCATATGCCTTCTGCTCCTCATTCAGCAAAAGTATCGTACTCTGATTCGGTTAAGAGCAATGGGGCTGGGTCAGACCTGCACAACTCACCCTCGGATAGGCAAGTGGAACTGCAAAAATCTGGTCTTTCTTCTGGTAATTCCTACTTAAAAGGATCTCCTAATGGTGGAGGTGGATTAGCTGCTCAGTATCAGCATGTAGATGGCACGAATTCGTCATTTACTAACTATGGTTTAACCGGTTACAACATAAATCCAGCTTTGTCATCCATGATGGCCAGCCAAATTGGAACTGGTAATCTGCCACCATTGTATGAAAATATTGCTGCAGCATCTGCTATGGCAGCCCCTGGGATGGACTCGAGAGTTCTTGCAGGAGGTTTGCCTTCTGGAGCTGCTGCATCTGAAACACATAATCTGGGTAGAATGGGCAACCAAATGGCAGGGAACGGCGTTCAGGCATCATTTGTTGATCCGATGTATCTTCAGTACTTGAGGACATCCGAGTATGCAGCACAGCTTGCTGCTCTCAATGACCCTTCTTTGGATAGGAACTACCTAGGTAACTCATACATTAATTTACTGGAGCTCCAGAAAGCTTATCTTGGGACTCTTCTATCCCCTCAGAAATCTCAGTATAGTGTTCCATTGAGCAGTAAATCTGGTGGTTCTAATCATCATGGTTATTATGGAAATCCTGCATTTGGTGTTGGTATGTCTTATCCTGGAAGTCCAGTGGCAGGTTCTGTTATCCCCAACTCTCCAGTTGGACCTGGTAGCCCTATGAGGCACAGTGAGCTGAACATGCGTTTTCATTCTGGCATGAGAAACTTAACAGGGGGTGTCATGGGACCTTGGCAATTGGATGCTGGATATAACATGGACGAAAGCTTAGCTTCCTCCCTACTAGAAGAGTTTAAGAGCAATAAAACTAAGTGTTTTGAGCTTTCTGAAATTGCTGGTTATGTCGTCGAATTTAG TGCGGATCAGTATGGGAGCCGATTTATTCAACAGAAACTTGAAACAGCAATGATAGAAGAGAAAAACATGGTTTACCAGGAAATTATGCCCCAAGCTCTTGCTTTAATGACCGATGTGTTTGGAAATTATGTTGTTCAGAAG TTTTTTGAGCATGGACTTCCATCCCAGAGGAGGGAATTGGCTAACAAGCTTCTTGGCAACGTGCTGACACTGAGCCTTCAAATGTATGGTTGTCGAGTGATCCAGAAG GCAATAGAAGTTGTTGATCTGGACCAGAAGATCAGAATGGTTGAAGAGCTTGAAGGTCATGTCATGCGCTGTGTACGTGATCAGAATGGGAACCACGTCATCCAGAAATGCATAGAATGTGTTCCCGAAGATGCGATTAACTTTATTGTCTCAACATTCTTTGATCAAGTTGTCACCCTTTCCACCCATCCATATGGTTGTCGGGTGATACAG AGAGTACTAGAACACTGCAAAGATCTAAATACACAAAGTAAAGTTATGGATGAGATTTTAGGAGCTGTTAGCATGTTGGCACAAGATCAGTATGGCAATTATGTTGTTCAG CATGTACTGGAGCATGGAAAGCCTCATGAGCGTTCTGCTATAATTAAAGAATTAGCTGGAAAGATAGTTCAAATGAGTCAGCAGAAGTTTGCCTCTAATGTTGTGGAGAAGTGTTTAACTTTTGGCGGTCCTAGCGAACGCCAGTTACTAGTAAATGAGATGCTTGGTTCTACTGATGAAAATGAACCACTTCAG GCAATGATGAAAGATCAGTTTGCAAACTATGTTGTACAAAAAGTGCTGGAGACTTGTGATGACCAGCAGCGTGAGTTGATACTTTCACGAATAAAAGTTCACTTGAGTGCATTGAAAAAATACACTTATGGAAAGCACATTGTTGCCCGTGTAGAGAAACTTGTTGCTGCTGGGg AGAGGAGAATTGCCGCTCAGTCTCCACACCCTGCTTAG
- the LOC109017849 gene encoding protein FAR-RED IMPAIRED RESPONSE 1-like — MNAFFDGYVHARTNLKEFVDQFDNALKKKIKNENQADFNSFNFTIPCISHLALEKKFQDVYTNAKFKEVQQEIMGMIYCHYRFEKMERVIAIYSVDDQVKAEDFIKEVTYTLYFNEAECETKCVCGLFEMRGIICRHILAIFSAKKVRELPEKYILDRWRKDIKRAYTFISTNYDAVDRRPETVRYKRILRTFNEVITNAVSTDGHTEEMISNLIAMNEVWCTSKPSNTDSNVGGSTVNAFTEGSSKKVLSLHVVRGKERPLCKRRMSTMEERRRRLDTEPLESTENQVGLSEMMIQENVQTPIMVNEESGQHLIQLGMDGTQPETADGTQPSNCYFTLKAWNAQKGGAAAILVADDKIEPLITMDTPEEEKADADYLQNITIPSALISKSLGDSI, encoded by the exons atgaatgctttcttCGATGGCTACGTGCATGCCAGAACAAATCTTAAAGAATTTGTTGATCAGTTCGACAATgctctgaagaaaaaaattaagaacgaAAACCAAGCtgacttcaattcatttaactTCACCATTCCTTGCATATCACACTTGGCTCTTGAGAAGAAGTTTCAAGATGTATAcacaaatgcaaaatttaaggAGGTTCAGCAAGAAATAATGGGAATGATATATTGTCATTATCGTTTCGAGAAAATGGAGAGAGTAATTGCAATTTACTCGGTCGATGATCAAGTAAAGGCTGAAGATTTCATCAAGGAGGTTACGTATACTCTTTACTTTAATGAGGCGGAGTGTGAGACGAAGTGTGTTTGTGGGTTGTTTGAGATGCGAGGGATAATATGTAGACATATTCTTGCAATCTTTTCAGCTAAGAAAGTCCGTGAGTTGCCAGAGAAGTACATATTAGACCGCTGGCGGAAAGACATAAAACGGGCTTATACTTTTATTTCGACCAATTATGACGCTGTTGATCGGAGACCTGAAACTGTTAGATATAAACGTATtttgagaactttcaatgaggTAATAACAAATGCAGTTTCGACCGATGGGCATACTGAGGAAATGATTTCAAACTTGATTGCGATGAATGAGGTTTGGTGCACATCGAAGCCCTCCAACACGGATTCCAATGTTGGAGGAAGTACCGTGAATGCATTCACAGAAGGAAGTTCCAAGAAAGTTCTAAGTCTCCATGTTGTTAGAGGCAAAGaaagacccctgtgtaagaggAGGATGTCCACGATGGAGGAAAGA aGGCGTAGATTGGACACCGAACCATTGGAAAGCACTGAAAACCAAGTCGGCCTATCGGAAATGATGATACAAGAAAATGTACAAACTCCCATAATGGTCAATGAAGAAAGTGGACAACATCTG ATACAACTAGGAATGGATGGAACACAGCCAGAGACGGCAGATGGAACGCAGCCTAGCA ATTGTTACTTCACCTTGAAGGCATGGAACGCTCAAAAAGGTGGAGCAGCAGCTATTCTTGTTGCGGATGACAAGATTGAACCATTAATTACCATGGA